Proteins encoded in a region of the Quercus lobata isolate SW786 chromosome 8, ValleyOak3.0 Primary Assembly, whole genome shotgun sequence genome:
- the LOC115956227 gene encoding receptor-like protein 6, translating into MKSWKADTDCCSWDGVRCDSTKGDVIGLDLSCSWLYGTVPSKSSLFHLPHLQHLNLACNYFNHSPISSGFGQFVRLKYLNLSYSMFSGQVPSELPNLSELATLDLSGYGNVSLETSVVKRLVQNLTKLRELHLDHVNMSSVSLSSLMNLSSTLTSLTLDSCFLRGRLLDHIFRLPNLQELSLAHNPELTWFFPTVNSSNALRVLDVSYTNYSGELPKSIGKLTFLSHLIMSGCNFSEPIPTWLGNLTQLTILNLSANNFGGQMPSSLSNLKELSSLDLRANNLNGTLPMWLGNLTRLTKILLGTNSFTGQLPSSLSNIKDLTFVGLRYNNFEGRIPDFLTNLTKLTSVFLSFNQLTSQFGEFQFSNSLEVLALDNNRLNGSIPKSISNLTNLNNLDLSANDLTSIVDLDMFKNLKKLKTVYFSHNLLHGKLPVVPSSVNSFLMERNRFSGEIPYTACNATFLTILDISRNNLRGTIPSCLGNISNFLSVMNLQGNHFHGTIPDTFAKGNRLRTLALADNYLEGLLPKSLVNCINLELLNLGKNMINDSFPYWLEALPKLQVLILRSNKFYGPIRNHKTV; encoded by the exons ATGAAGTCTTGGAAGGCGGACACTGATTGTTGCTCATGGGACGGGGTTAGGTGTGATAGCACAAAGGGAGATGTGATTGGCCTTGACCTCAGTTGTAGCTGGCTTTATGGCACCGTACCTTCCAAAAGTTCTCTATTTCATCTTCCTCACTTGCAACATCTCAACCTCGCTTGCAACTACTTCAATCATTCGCCAATTTCATCTGGGTTTGGCcaatttgtaaggttgaaataTCTTAACCTTTCTTACTCCATGTTTTCTGGCCAAGTCCCGTCTGAATTACCAAACCTCTCCGAATTGGCCACACTGGACCTTTCTGGCTATGGAAATGTTAGCCTTGAAACATCTGTTGTGAAGAGGCTTGTTCAAAATCTGACCAAGCTAAGGGAACTTCATCTTGATCATGTTAACATGTCTTCTGTTTCATTGAGTTCTTTAATGAATCTGTCTTCCACTTTGACATCCCTTACACTTGACAGTTGTTTCTTGCGTGGGAGGCTACTTGATCACATTTTCCGCCTACCAAACCTGCAAGAGCTCAGTTTAGCGCATAATCCTGAACTGACATGGTTTTTTCCAACGGTAAATTCAAGCAACGCCTTGAGGGTTTTGGATGTCTCTTACACAAATTACTCGGGAGAATTACCCAAATCAATTGGCAAGCTTACATTTTTAAGTCATTTGATCATGAGTGGTTGCAATTTTAGTGAGCCGATTCCTACCTGGCTTGGTAACCTTACACAACTCACCATCTTGAATTTATCAGCTAACAATTTTGGTGGTCAGATGCCGTCATCCCTTTCAAATCTCAAGGAACTCTCCTCCTTGGATCTACGAGCCAATAATCTTAATG GAACATTACCAATGTGGCTTGGGAACCTCACGAGACTTACTAAAATTTTACTTGGAACTAACAGCTTCACTGGCCAACTCCCATCATCACTTTCAAACATAAAGGATCTCACTTTTGTTGGCCTTAGATATAACAACTTTGAAGGTAGGATTCCTGATTTTTTGACCAACCTCACAAAACTCACCTCAGTTTTCTTGTCTTTTAACCAACTCACTAGTCAATTTGGTGAATTTCAATTTAGCAATTCACTGGAGGTTCTAGCATTGGATAATAACAGGCTCAATGGCTCTATTCCCAAGTCCATCTCTAATCTTACAAATCTTAACAATCTTGATCTTTCAGCAAATGACTTGACTAGCATTGTGGACCTTGATATgttcaaaaatctcaaaaagctTAAGACTGTTTACTTTTCTCATAATCTACTACATGGAAAGCTTCCTGTTGTACCATCTTCCGTGAATTCCTTTCTTATGGAGAGAAATAGATTTAGTGGAGAGATCCCATATACGGCTTGCAATGCAACTTTCctcacaatcctagacatcAGTAGAAACAATTTGCGAGGTACAATCCCATCATGTTTGGGAAACATCAGTAATTTTCTCTCAGTGATGAATTTGCAAGGGAATCACTTCCATGGCACCATTCCTGACACATTTGCAAAAGGTAACAGGTTGAGAACTCTTGCCTTGGCTGATAATTACTTAGAAGGCCTATTACCAAAATCTTTGGTCAACTGTATAAATTTGGAACTTCTAAACCTGGGAAAAAACATGATAAATGATTCATTTCCTTATTGGTTGGAAGCTCTTCCAAAGTTACAAGTTCTTATCTTGAGGTCCAACAAATTTTATGGTCCCATTAGAAACCATAAGACTG TTTAA
- the LOC115954791 gene encoding receptor-like protein 9DC3 yields the protein MKGNEFALSSILTIFTIIDLSSNMFYGKIPETLGTLKFLRVLNLSHNSLTSHIPSSLANLTALESLDLSSNMLTGEIPMKLTSLTFLAVLNLSQNLLTGPIPQEKQFGTFQNTSYDGNPGLCGFPLSMKCSSDESPPPRPSIVQEDNGSMFARGFGWKAVLIGYGCGLVFGLAVGYVAFKTEKPHWLVRFVEGERNGKTRRPNNKRLGRRRT from the coding sequence ATGAAGGGGAATGAATTTGCACTAAGTAGTATCTTAACTATCTTCACAATCATTGATCTATCGAGTAACATGTTCTATGGAAAAATTCCAGAAACACTTGGAACCTTGAAGTTTCTTCGAGTGCTCAACCTTTCCCATAATAGTCTAACCAGCCATATCCCATCATCATTGGCAAATTTGACAGCACTTGAATCCTTAGATCTCTCTTCAAATATGCTCACTGGAGAAATTCCAATGAAGTTAACAAGTCTAACATTTTTGGCTGTGTTAAACCTTTCACAAAACCTGCTTACTGGACCTATACCTCAAGAAAAACAATTTGGTACGTTTCAAAACACCTCATATGATGGGAACCCAGGACTGTGTGGATTTCCCTTGTCAATGAAATGTAGCAGTGATGAGTCACCGCCACCAAGACCATCAATAGTCCAAGAAGACAATGGTTCAATGTTTGCAAGAGGATTTGGTTGGAAGGCTGTGTTAATTGGCTATGGATGTGGCTTGGTGTTTGGATTAGCTGTGGGATATGTTGCTTTTAAAACAGAAAAACCTCATTGGCTTGTAAGGTTTGTTGAAGGAGAACGAAATGGAAAGACGAGAAGGCCTAATAATAAAAGACTTGGGCGAAGAAGAACTTAA